The Methylomicrobium agile genome has a segment encoding these proteins:
- the lon gene encoding endopeptidase La: MDTQKDLDIQQPRLLLPVLPLRDVVVYPHMVIPLFVGRERSIDALDAAMKENKQILLVAQREAEVDEPDFDDLYRVGTLANILQLLKLPDGTVKVLVEGSERSQVLKYKETGSYFSASVATIEEQLVLSEQEQEVLQRTAISSFDQYVKLNNKIPPEVLNALAGIDDLSRLADTIAAHMALKVNEKQAILETVEIGKRLESLMTYMESEVDLLEMEKRIRVRVKQQMEKNQREYYLNEQMKAIQKELGEIENAPNEVEDLERKIEEAGMPKEAKAKALAELNKLKLMSPMSAEATVVRNYIDWMVSVPWKQKTKVRNDLKIAEQVLEEDHFGLEKVKERILEYLAVQQRVKQLKGPILCLVGPPGVGKTSLGESIARATNRKYVRMALGGVRDEAEIRGHRRTYIGSMPGKILQNLAKVKVRNPMFLLDEIDKMAADFRGDPASALLEVLDPEQNHTFSDHYLEVDFDLSDVMFVATANTMNIPPALLDRMEVIRLAGYTEDEKINIAMRYLIPKQIRNNGLKVHEIEISEAAVRDMIRYYTREAGVRGLERDISKVCRKVVKSLLLEPAGRKMEVTSENLDSFLGVRRFDFGLAEEQDQIGQVTGLAWTEVGGELLTIETAVIPGKGKHSSTGKLGEVMKESIEAAMTVVRSRAKAFGIGNDVFQKNDIHIHVPEGATPKDGPSAGIGMCTAIISALTKIPVHANVAMTGEITLRGEVLPIGGLKEKLLAAHRGGITTVLIPADNAKDLADIPENIKQNLDIKPVHWIDEVLAVALQYLPTPAASDEAEEKSKADLDSVKVKNQGVTAH, translated from the coding sequence ATGGACACGCAAAAAGATTTAGACATACAACAACCCCGATTGCTGCTGCCGGTATTGCCGCTCCGCGATGTGGTGGTTTATCCGCACATGGTGATTCCGTTATTCGTCGGCCGGGAGCGTTCAATCGATGCGCTGGACGCGGCGATGAAGGAAAACAAGCAGATTCTGCTGGTCGCCCAGCGCGAAGCGGAAGTCGACGAGCCCGATTTCGATGACCTTTACCGGGTCGGTACGCTGGCCAATATTTTGCAGTTGCTGAAACTGCCCGACGGCACGGTCAAGGTGCTGGTCGAAGGCAGCGAGCGCAGCCAGGTTTTAAAGTATAAGGAAACCGGCAGTTATTTTTCGGCCTCCGTTGCCACCATCGAAGAACAACTCGTCCTGTCCGAACAGGAGCAGGAAGTCCTGCAGCGTACCGCGATCAGTTCGTTCGACCAGTACGTCAAGCTGAACAACAAGATACCGCCCGAAGTGCTGAATGCGCTGGCCGGCATCGACGACCTGAGCCGCCTGGCCGATACGATCGCCGCGCACATGGCGTTGAAGGTCAACGAGAAGCAGGCGATCCTCGAAACGGTGGAGATCGGCAAGCGCCTGGAAAGTTTGATGACTTACATGGAAAGCGAAGTCGATCTGCTCGAAATGGAAAAACGCATCCGTGTGCGCGTGAAGCAGCAGATGGAAAAGAACCAGCGCGAATATTACCTGAACGAGCAGATGAAGGCGATTCAGAAGGAGCTGGGCGAAATCGAAAATGCGCCGAACGAAGTCGAGGACCTCGAACGCAAGATCGAAGAAGCCGGCATGCCCAAGGAAGCCAAGGCCAAGGCGCTGGCGGAGTTGAACAAGCTGAAGCTGATGTCGCCGATGTCGGCCGAAGCGACCGTGGTCAGGAACTACATCGACTGGATGGTCAGCGTGCCGTGGAAGCAAAAGACCAAAGTCCGCAACGATCTGAAAATCGCAGAGCAGGTGTTGGAAGAGGATCATTTCGGGCTCGAAAAGGTCAAGGAACGGATTCTCGAATACCTGGCCGTGCAGCAGCGCGTCAAACAGCTGAAAGGGCCGATCCTGTGCCTGGTGGGGCCTCCGGGCGTCGGCAAGACCTCGCTCGGCGAGTCGATTGCGCGCGCGACCAACCGCAAGTATGTGCGCATGGCCTTGGGCGGGGTGCGCGACGAAGCCGAAATTCGCGGGCACCGGCGCACCTATATCGGCTCGATGCCGGGCAAGATCCTGCAGAATCTTGCCAAGGTGAAGGTACGCAACCCGATGTTTCTGCTCGACGAAATCGACAAGATGGCGGCCGATTTTCGCGGCGACCCGGCCTCGGCCTTGCTGGAGGTGCTGGACCCCGAGCAAAATCATACGTTTTCGGACCACTATCTGGAGGTCGATTTCGACCTGTCCGACGTGATGTTCGTCGCGACCGCGAATACGATGAACATTCCGCCGGCGCTGTTGGACCGGATGGAAGTGATTCGTCTGGCGGGCTATACGGAGGACGAAAAAATTAATATCGCGATGCGTTACCTGATTCCGAAACAGATCCGGAACAACGGCCTGAAAGTGCACGAGATCGAGATCAGCGAGGCCGCCGTGCGCGACATGATCCGCTATTACACCCGCGAAGCGGGCGTTCGGGGTCTGGAGCGCGATATTTCGAAGGTTTGCCGGAAAGTGGTCAAGTCGCTGCTGCTGGAGCCGGCCGGACGCAAGATGGAGGTCACGTCGGAAAATCTGGACAGCTTCCTGGGGGTTCGGCGTTTCGATTTCGGCTTGGCCGAAGAGCAGGATCAGATCGGACAGGTGACCGGCCTGGCCTGGACCGAAGTCGGCGGCGAACTTTTGACGATCGAAACCGCGGTGATTCCAGGTAAGGGCAAGCATTCTTCGACCGGTAAGCTCGGCGAAGTGATGAAGGAGTCGATCGAAGCGGCGATGACCGTGGTCAGAAGCCGTGCGAAGGCTTTCGGCATCGGCAACGACGTGTTCCAGAAAAACGACATCCATATTCACGTCCCGGAAGGGGCGACTCCGAAAGACGGCCCGAGCGCGGGCATCGGGATGTGCACGGCGATCATTTCCGCGCTGACCAAAATCCCGGTCCACGCAAACGTGGCGATGACCGGCGAAATTACGCTGCGCGGCGAAGTGCTGCCGATCGGCGGCCTGAAGGAAAAACTGCTGGCCGCCCACCGGGGGGGGATCACTACCGTGCTGATTCCGGCCGATAATGCGAAAGATTTGGCGGACATTCCGGAAAATATCAAACAAAATCTGGATATTAAGCCGGTGCACTGGATCGACGAAGTGCTGGCGGTTGCCTTGCAGTATCTGCCGACACCCGCGGCGAGCGACGAGGCCGAGG
- a CDS encoding Slp family lipoprotein, producing MKYLPLLILCLSLTACSTLPPAIENPPAVDISYSQATGDIAHYRKYPVRWGGVIIDVLNEQSFSRLQVIAYPLNSYGRPVRDKPPQGRFYIYSNTFLDPAIYEKDKEVTAAGVLKGDEALMVGKKNLRLPALQATTLHLWPQYERMPYYYNGGFGPGGFYPYPGYYGYPYFWGGYYGYYPRY from the coding sequence ATGAAGTATTTGCCATTGCTCATTCTCTGCTTGTCGTTAACCGCCTGCTCCACCTTGCCGCCGGCCATTGAAAACCCGCCCGCGGTCGATATTTCGTATTCCCAAGCAACCGGCGATATTGCCCACTACCGGAAATATCCGGTGCGCTGGGGAGGGGTGATCATTGACGTGCTGAACGAGCAATCGTTCAGCCGGCTCCAGGTCATTGCCTATCCGCTGAACAGCTACGGGCGCCCGGTCCGGGACAAACCGCCGCAAGGACGTTTTTACATCTACAGCAATACGTTTCTCGATCCAGCGATCTATGAGAAAGATAAAGAGGTCACTGCGGCCGGAGTGCTGAAGGGCGACGAAGCGTTGATGGTTGGGAAAAAAAACCTCAGGCTGCCGGCGCTCCAGGCCACTACGCTGCATCTATGGCCCCAATACGAACGCATGCCTTATTATTACAACGGCGGCTTCGGCCCCGGCGGCTTCTATCCCTATCCGGGCTATTACGGGTATCCTTATTTCTGGGGCGGATACTACGGCTATTATCCCCGTTACTAG
- a CDS encoding TolC family protein — protein sequence MNALNLYPSGRAAAALGAALLSFAAQAEDIARPPEFHRNIQPTIDHFDPIEVDPTLNLTQVIDLTLEKYPDSAWLAAQEAEAAAILERSKSWTSGAARAGLAYQEATSGTLHYIDAIVQVPLWNPGQRDAERSLADRAQADAESQSKAVRLRVAGLIRTALWDMELQKVRHQQALAEVDTYGQLFDKIRRRVELGDLPEADLLLAETELLQKRSALTLAEAEFMHARKRYATITQTSRIPAEFNENLAELGEIQKIHPALAALNGRIERKKAQIEALRLTGSGQPDLTVGINSDRPSDHDPRSNNTESFNIAVSVPFGGSAHLQPQIAALQVEESRLLADYQQLYRDLELAHHEAEHNLEVNKAELKIAEEMRQVAEAHMRMMEISFSAGEIDLMDLLRVKARTQQAILNAKERSVILQRDIALYNQTVGMMP from the coding sequence ATGAATGCATTGAATCTTTATCCGTCCGGCCGCGCTGCCGCAGCTCTGGGCGCGGCTCTATTGTCTTTCGCTGCGCAGGCGGAAGATATCGCCCGGCCGCCGGAATTCCATCGGAACATTCAACCGACTATCGACCATTTCGATCCGATCGAAGTCGATCCCACCTTGAATCTGACCCAAGTGATCGACCTGACGCTGGAAAAATATCCCGACTCCGCCTGGCTCGCCGCGCAGGAAGCGGAAGCGGCGGCGATTCTGGAGCGCAGCAAAAGCTGGACATCCGGAGCCGCGCGGGCGGGACTGGCGTATCAGGAAGCGACCAGCGGCACGCTGCACTATATCGACGCGATCGTACAGGTGCCTTTGTGGAACCCCGGCCAGCGCGATGCGGAACGCAGCCTGGCCGACCGCGCGCAAGCAGACGCCGAATCGCAATCGAAGGCAGTCCGCCTGCGCGTCGCCGGCCTGATCCGCACCGCGCTTTGGGACATGGAACTGCAAAAAGTCCGCCATCAGCAGGCGCTGGCCGAAGTCGACACTTACGGGCAGTTATTCGACAAAATCCGGCGCCGGGTCGAGCTGGGCGATCTGCCTGAAGCCGACCTGCTGCTGGCGGAAACCGAACTCCTGCAAAAACGTTCGGCCCTGACCCTGGCCGAAGCGGAATTCATGCACGCGCGCAAACGCTACGCGACGATCACCCAGACTTCCCGCATTCCGGCCGAATTCAACGAAAATCTGGCGGAGCTGGGCGAGATTCAAAAAATCCATCCGGCCCTGGCGGCCTTGAACGGCCGGATCGAACGCAAGAAAGCCCAGATCGAAGCGTTGAGATTGACCGGCTCCGGCCAGCCGGATCTGACCGTAGGCATCAACAGCGACCGTCCGAGCGATCACGATCCGCGCAGTAACAATACCGAAAGCTTCAACATCGCCGTTTCGGTGCCCTTCGGCGGCAGTGCGCACCTGCAGCCGCAGATTGCCGCGCTGCAGGTCGAGGAATCCCGTCTGCTGGCCGATTATCAACAGCTTTATCGGGACCTGGAGTTGGCGCATCACGAAGCCGAACACAACCTCGAAGTGAACAAGGCGGAGCTGAAAATCGCCGAAGAAATGCGACAGGTCGCCGAAGCCCACATGCGGATGATGGAAATCAGCTTTTCGGCCGGTGAAATCGATTTGATGGATTTGCTGCGAGTCAAGGCCAGAACCCAGCAGGCGATTCTGAATGCGAAGGAACGCTCGGTGATCCTGCAGCGCGATATTGCGCTTTACAATCAGACGGTAGGAATGATGCCATGA
- a CDS encoding efflux RND transporter periplasmic adaptor subunit → MWLAPSTLFFSASALAAENSIAIAADHLKNLGVVLGKPEPVTQIPLLTAPAKVVVPPSEDYLVSASQSGLITRLHASIGETVNKGQVLAELNSPDLLTLQREYLKAESALQLGSLVFRRDKKLFEEGVIPERRWQETTSQYRAFASEASEHRQLLEIAGMTDAEIERLKNTHRLSGQLQVRSPIAGTVMERMAVAGSRVDVLAPLYRIADLSELWLEISIPQERAAEVKIGDSVELENAEPQNGAATAKIGLLSQNVNPENQTVLARAVIEGKQPAIRPGQRINIRIIQTAERPAYRVPSTAIAQHEGRAYLFIRSASGFDVAPVDVIGRQGESSIVAGNLAGTEEIAVKGAVALKANWLGLGSGE, encoded by the coding sequence TTGTGGCTTGCACCGTCCACGCTGTTTTTTTCCGCTTCGGCGCTGGCAGCCGAAAACAGCATCGCGATTGCCGCCGACCATCTAAAAAATCTGGGCGTCGTGCTCGGCAAACCGGAACCGGTCACACAAATCCCGCTGCTGACCGCCCCGGCCAAAGTCGTGGTGCCGCCTTCCGAGGACTATCTGGTCAGCGCATCCCAGTCCGGATTGATTACCCGGCTGCATGCCTCGATCGGCGAAACGGTCAACAAAGGCCAGGTGCTCGCGGAATTGAACAGCCCGGACCTATTGACGCTGCAGCGCGAATATCTGAAAGCGGAAAGCGCGCTACAACTCGGCTCATTGGTCTTCCGGCGCGATAAAAAGCTGTTCGAGGAAGGGGTGATTCCCGAACGCCGCTGGCAGGAAACCACCAGCCAGTATCGCGCCTTTGCGTCCGAAGCCAGCGAGCACCGGCAACTGCTCGAAATCGCCGGGATGACCGATGCCGAAATCGAGCGGCTGAAAAACACCCATCGCCTGAGCGGCCAACTGCAGGTACGGTCGCCGATCGCCGGCACCGTGATGGAACGCATGGCCGTTGCCGGCTCGCGCGTCGATGTGCTCGCCCCGCTGTACCGGATCGCCGATCTGAGCGAGCTCTGGCTCGAAATCAGCATTCCTCAGGAACGCGCGGCCGAAGTCAAAATCGGCGATAGCGTGGAGCTTGAAAATGCCGAACCGCAGAACGGCGCCGCCACGGCGAAAATCGGTCTGCTCAGCCAAAACGTGAATCCGGAGAATCAAACGGTGCTGGCCAGAGCCGTGATCGAGGGCAAACAGCCCGCGATTCGTCCGGGCCAGCGCATCAATATCCGGATCATCCAGACGGCGGAAAGGCCGGCTTACCGGGTGCCGAGCACCGCGATCGCCCAGCACGAAGGCCGCGCGTACCTGTTCATCCGGAGCGCCAGCGGCTTTGACGTCGCGCCGGTCGACGTGATCGGCAGGCAGGGCGAGTCTTCGATCGTCGCGGGCAATCTGGCCGGCACCGAAGAGATCGCGGTCAAAGGCGCGGTGGCGCTGAAAGCGAACTGGCTCGGACTCGGGAGCGGCGAATAA